A part of Candidatus Nezhaarchaeota archaeon genomic DNA contains:
- a CDS encoding TrpB-like pyridoxal phosphate-dependent enzyme: MRKIILDEEDIPKQWYNILPDLPEPLPPPMNPVTKEPVKPEELMALFPKECVRQEVSQERWIDIPEEVRESYTLWRPTPLYRAVGLERALKTPAKIYYKYEGVSPPGSHKPNTAVAQVYYAMKEGLARLTTETGAGQWGSALAFGCMLYGLKATIYMVKVSYNQKPYRRVLMELWGADVYSSPSTNTETGRRILKEDPDNPGSLGIAISEAIEDAIMHEDAKYSLGSVLNFVLLHQTVIGLEVKKQMELIDDYPDLVVGCIGGGSSFSGLFWPFYYDKVSGKAPKNVKFLAVEPTACPSITKGFYTYDHGDTARLTPLIKMYTLGHTFIPPPIHAGGLRYHGKAPTLSLLAKKGMIKTVAYNQVEVFQAAHLFAKTEGFLPAPEPSHAIKAVIDEAIRCRETGEEKTILFLLCGHGHFDMQAFSDYLTGKLMPYEYPKEKIEEAMRKLKELYPWLKIES, from the coding sequence ATGAGGAAGATTATCTTGGATGAAGAGGATATTCCAAAACAATGGTATAATATCCTCCCAGACTTGCCTGAGCCGTTGCCACCGCCAATGAACCCTGTAACAAAAGAGCCTGTTAAGCCGGAGGAGTTGATGGCTCTCTTCCCAAAAGAATGCGTGAGACAGGAGGTTAGTCAAGAACGTTGGATAGATATCCCAGAGGAGGTCAGAGAGAGCTACACATTGTGGAGACCTACTCCCCTCTATAGGGCAGTTGGACTTGAAAGAGCACTTAAGACTCCTGCGAAAATATATTACAAGTATGAAGGTGTTAGTCCGCCAGGGAGCCATAAGCCCAATACTGCTGTAGCTCAAGTGTACTATGCCATGAAGGAGGGTCTTGCAAGGTTGACGACTGAGACTGGTGCAGGACAATGGGGTTCAGCCCTGGCATTTGGCTGTATGTTGTATGGGCTTAAGGCTACAATATACATGGTTAAGGTGAGCTATAATCAGAAGCCTTATAGGCGAGTTTTGATGGAGCTGTGGGGCGCCGATGTATATTCAAGTCCAAGTACTAACACTGAGACAGGTAGAAGAATACTCAAGGAGGATCCAGATAATCCTGGTAGTCTCGGTATAGCAATAAGTGAAGCTATAGAGGATGCTATTATGCATGAGGATGCAAAGTACTCTCTTGGAAGTGTCTTAAACTTCGTTCTGCTTCATCAAACCGTTATTGGGCTCGAGGTTAAGAAGCAGATGGAGCTTATAGATGACTATCCAGACCTGGTCGTTGGTTGTATAGGTGGCGGAAGCAGTTTTTCAGGTCTATTCTGGCCATTCTACTACGACAAAGTATCAGGTAAAGCTCCAAAGAATGTTAAGTTCCTAGCAGTCGAACCAACAGCATGCCCGTCCATAACCAAGGGCTTCTATACGTACGACCATGGAGATACAGCTCGCTTAACCCCATTGATAAAGATGTATACTCTTGGACACACATTTATACCGCCGCCAATACATGCAGGCGGTCTAAGATACCATGGTAAAGCTCCAACTCTATCTTTACTAGCTAAGAAAGGTATGATTAAGACCGTAGCTTATAATCAAGTTGAAGTCTTTCAGGCGGCCCACCTATTCGCTAAGACGGAAGGGTTCTTACCAGCTCCTGAGCCAAGCCATGCTATTAAAGCTGTAATAGATGAAGCTATTAGATGTAGAGAGACCGGCGAGGAGAAAACAATATTGTTCCTACTGTGTGGGCATGGACACTTTGATATGCAGGCCTTCAGCGACTATTTAACTGGTAAATTAATGCCGTATGAGTACCCTAAAGAAAAAATTGAGGAAGCTATGAGGAAGCTAAAGGAACTTTATCCATGGCTTAAAATAGAGAGCTAA
- a CDS encoding NAD-dependent deacylase, with the protein MDSLISRVAETLVKSNYAVALTGAGVSTESGIPDFRGPSGIWTKDPEAERRAYEAYGLFLRDPKRFWEELLSRPPLLANLEKASPNPSHFALAELENLGILKCIITQNIDGLHEKAGSKSIIEFHGSAFKLRCINCGARYPRSSFDLLALRDRGQLPPLCKSCGGILKPDVVYFTEPIPRDVIIQSLEEVRKCDVMLVCGTSLVVYPAAELPRIAKRKIPPAVIIEVNLDPTPITLEGISDYFLQGKTGEILPRIVHEVKARLRVQ; encoded by the coding sequence ATGGACTCTCTTATTAGTAGGGTAGCTGAGACCTTAGTTAAATCGAATTATGCGGTAGCTCTCACTGGTGCTGGTGTATCAACTGAATCAGGGATACCAGACTTTAGAGGTCCATCAGGAATATGGACTAAGGACCCTGAAGCGGAGAGGAGGGCCTATGAGGCTTATGGCCTATTCTTAAGAGATCCTAAACGCTTTTGGGAGGAGCTCTTAAGTAGACCTCCACTTTTAGCAAATTTAGAGAAAGCATCTCCTAATCCATCCCACTTTGCCTTAGCCGAGCTTGAAAACTTAGGGATATTAAAGTGCATTATTACGCAGAACATAGACGGCTTACACGAAAAAGCTGGTAGTAAGAGCATAATAGAGTTTCATGGAAGTGCCTTCAAGCTTAGATGCATTAACTGTGGTGCAAGATATCCGAGGAGCAGCTTCGACTTACTAGCACTAAGAGATAGAGGACAACTACCACCTCTATGTAAAAGTTGTGGAGGTATATTAAAGCCAGATGTCGTCTACTTTACGGAACCCATCCCACGAGACGTCATAATTCAAAGCCTAGAGGAAGTTCGAAAGTGTGATGTAATGCTTGTATGTGGAACCTCTCTAGTTGTTTACCCGGCCGCGGAACTACCACGCATCGCTAAGAGGAAAATACCTCCAGCAGTAATAATTGAAGTCAACCTAGACCCAACCCCCATAACCCTTGAAGGTATATCTGATTACTTCTTACAAGGAAAGACTGGAGAGATCCTACCAAGAATAGTTCATGAAGTTAAAGCAAGATTGAGGGTGCAATGA